A single genomic interval of Musa acuminata AAA Group cultivar baxijiao chromosome BXJ3-4, Cavendish_Baxijiao_AAA, whole genome shotgun sequence harbors:
- the LOC103980240 gene encoding VQ motif-containing protein 4-like has translation MENHHLHLQDREIQSAHPNSPHSTTSGSCISNNNGATAAAATAGLAPLPPPLTPKPLSRSTDSNPYPTTFIQADTSSFKQVVQMLTGSAETTAKHVASAAAPAKNPLSPPPVAKSATAPKKPAFKLYERRGSLKNLKMIGPLIPTLLGSNPSSPVGNGKPFSPSRNQMPEILSPSVLDFPSLALSPVTPLIPDPFNRPPHPNPTTGMSAEDRAIAEKGFYLHPSPRTTPRDAQPPRLLPLFPVTSPKMSSASAAAGSST, from the coding sequence ATGGAGAACCATCACCTGCATCTCCAAGACAGAGAAATCCAGTCCGCGCATCCCAACTCCCCCCACTCCACCACCAGTGGCAGCTGCATCAGCAACAACAAcggagcaacagcagcagcagctactGCTGGTTTAGCTCCTCTGCCACCACCTCTAACTCCGAAACCCCTCTCAAGATCCACCGATTCCAATCCGTACCCCACCACCTTCATCCAGGCTGATACCTCCTCCTTCAAGCAAGTGGTCCAGATGCTGACCGGCTCCGCCGAGACTACCGCGAAGCACGTAGCGTCGGCCGCAGCGCCTGCCAAGAACCCACTTTCGCCGCCGCCAGTCGCCAAGTCCGCCACAGCCCCAAAGAAGCCGGCTTTCAAGCTCTACGAGCGCCGCGGCAGCCTCAAGAATCTCAAGATGATCGGCCCTCTGATACCGACCTTGCTGGGCTCCAACCCCAGCTCCCCCGTGGGCAACGGCAAGCCGTTCTCGCCGTCCCGAAACCAGATGCCAGAGATCTTGTCCCCCAGCGTGTTGGACTTCCCTTCGCTGGCTCTTAGCCCCGTCACACCGCTGATCCCCGACCCCTTCAACCGACCACCGCACCCGAATCCAACTACGGGGATGTCAGCCGAGGACCGGGCCATCGCCGAGAAGGGGTTCTACCTGCACCCGTCACCGAGGACCACGCCAAGAGATGCGCAGCCACCGCGACTGTTGCCTCTATTTCCCGTCACCTCGCCGAAAATGTCATCCGCTTCAGCCGCTGCTGGTTCTTCTACCTGA
- the LOC103980505 gene encoding protodermal factor 1-like has translation MGSEKKGKTLELVRFVLMVLFFQEFVTPATSRKPEGGFVDRKNYYSPDPNTTPPPSHATACPTPSRGGGGSGHGAPSRRQPTPSHGGGGYYAPPSVPVVTTPPSPTYGPVTPAPLVPLGPPTPTYPVIPSPPATPLLPFDPNTFPFTCDYWRTHSAAIWGLIGYWGTVGQLFGPPAAAAFGRSLSLPEALANTRADGIGALYREGTASLLNSLANKSFVFSTQQVRDAFNAAVVSDKAAAAQARVFKKANEGHLKH, from the exons ATGGGGAGCGAGAAGAAAGGGAAGACTCTTGAACTCGTGCGTTTTGTGTTAATGGTGTTGTTCTTCCAGGAATTCGTCACTCCAGCGACGAGTAGGAAGCCTGAGGGTGGCTTTGTTGACCGGAAGAACTACTACTCTCCTGACCCGAACACTACTCCGCCAC CTTCACATGCGACTGCTTGCCCGACCCCGTCCCGTGGTGGCGGTGGCAGCGGCCATGGTGCACCGTCTCGCAGGCAGCCGACGCCATCTCACGGTGGTGGAGGATACTACGCTCCGCCTTCAGTCCCGGTCGTCACCACCCCTCCTAGTCCAACATATGGCCCCGTCACTCCTGCTCCTCTCGTCCCTCTCGGTCCGCCGACTCCGACATACCCGGTGATCCCTTCGCCCCCTGCGACGCCGCTGCTTCCCTTCGACCCCAACACCTTTCCCTTCACTTGCGA TTACTGGAGAACACATTCAGCGGCGATATGGGGCTTGATCGGCTACTGGGGCACCGTCGGCCAACTCTTCGGCCCACCCGCTGCTGCAGCTTTCGGGAGGAGCCTGAGCTTGCCAGAGGCACTGGCCAACACGCGCGCCGACGGGATCGGAGCCCTTTACCGAGAAGGAACAGCGTCTTTACTCAACTCCCTGGCGAACAAGAGCTTCGTGTTCAGCACGCAGCAAGTGAGGGACGCGTTCAACGCGGCGGTCGTCTCCGACAAGGCTGCCGCAGCGCAAGCCCGGGTGTTCAAGAAGGCCAACGAGGGCCACCTAAAGCACTAA